One Magnetospirillum sp. 15-1 genomic window, CCATCACAAGATCGATCAGGCGATCATCGAGGCCCACCGGCCGCAACGCAATTCACGCCCCCTGGTCATGCGTCAGGCCGGGGCGGCATCTTAGACCTATTGGCAATTTCGAGGGCGGGGCCGGGGGCGTAGGCTGCTTGGGCGTATCTCTCTCAAACCGTGAGGACCTGCCATGAAGTGGGAAAAGCCGGCCTATTGCGACCTGCGCATGGGCTTCGAAGTCACCGCGTACGTCTTCGTGCGCTGACCATCGGCGGGAAGGGGGCCGGCGACGGCTTCCTTCCCGTTGTCCTCCCGAGAGAGTTCAATATGGCGCTTCCGCCCGGATACCGGCGCACCCCTTTCGACTCGGTCGGCGGCACCTTCGCCTGCGGCCTGATACTGACCGTTGCCGTGGCCCTGCTGGCCCGCTTTCTGGCCCTGGGGCATCCCTGATGACCGATGGACTGATCGATGCCGTGCTGCGCTGGGCCCACGTGGGAGGCGCCCTGGTGTGGATCGGCCACAACTACGCCAATTTCATCTCGCGCCCCCATTTCGTTCCCTTCGCCGGCGAGGCGGTGGCGGTCGATCCCTCCGGCAACGATTTCCAGGCGAGGCTGTCGCGCGAGCACGGCACCTTCCGCTGGGCTTCCCTCCTGGTGTGGTGCACCGGCCTGGCAATGCTGTGGCGCGCCGGGCTGGTGGCCGACGCCCTGAGCCTGAGGGGGGCGGCGGTTCCCATCGGCCTGGGCTTCTGGATCGGCACGGTGATGGTGCTGAACCTGTGGCTGGTGCTGTGGCCCCATCAGAAGAAGGTTCTGGGCTTCGTTTCCGCGCCCTTGGAGGAGCGGGCGAGGTGTTCGCGCGTCACCTTTCTGTCGGCCCGTGTCAACACCATGCTGTCGATCCCGCTGCTGTTCCTGATGGTGGCCGGGGCGCATGGCCTGCTCCTAGACTAGTCGCCTATGCCTATGGATAGCCGGCCACCGCGCA contains:
- a CDS encoding urate hydroxylase PuuD; the protein is MTDGLIDAVLRWAHVGGALVWIGHNYANFISRPHFVPFAGEAVAVDPSGNDFQARLSREHGTFRWASLLVWCTGLAMLWRAGLVADALSLRGAAVPIGLGFWIGTVMVLNLWLVLWPHQKKVLGFVSAPLEERARCSRVTFLSARVNTMLSIPLLFLMVAGAHGLLLD